Within the Flavobacterium sp. CG_23.5 genome, the region CTTTAAACCGAATTTGTGAATTACGATTGTATTCTTCATACAATTGCACTTCATTGAAGTTTTTCTTCCAATTAAAGTACGCTAGCGATGCGTCATACAAAACGGCAATTGCTTGCAGTTTCCTTTCGGATTGGCTTAATTGCATTTGCATTTTTGCTTTTCGAACATCCGCCATTCTTTGATTGATAAACAATCCCTGTCCAAGCGGAATGGTTATGCCTAGCGATGTTAGTCCTTGATTAGGAACTGTGTTTTCTGGATTTAAATAAATTCCTTCATTGTTGTCAAAACCCGCTTTAATCTCAATTCCATACCAAGTGGGTATTTTGAAACTGCTGTTTAAAATCGAATAATATTCCTTGTCTTTGAATTGTTTTTTGCTGAAATCTACTTCGATTTTTGGATCAAATCCTCCGCGGGCCATCATCAAATTAGCTTGAGCTTTGTTGATTTCCAAGTTGGCATTTTTTACTAATGGATGGTATTTTTTCACATAACCCAGAAACTCATTGTAGGTGAGTTCTTTTGGTTTGTTTTCTTGTCCAAAAACAGAAAATCCAAACAGTATGAAAACTATAAATAGCTGTTTCATTATTTTTTTTCTTTAACGGTTTTGCTTGTTTGTTTATAATAATTGGGAGGGAATCCGTTTAATGTTCTCCATATTTCAAACCAGATTGGAACCGTATCAAGTAAAGCGATCGTTTGTGCTCCTGAACCTATGCTGATTTGTTTAGGCCATTTGTCCTCGTTTTTGTCTGGAGCGATTAAGACTCTGTATTTCCCGTTTTCACTGATGAAATTTTCTATGGCAACAACTTCACCTCCAAAAGTTCCGTATGACATATCAGGCCAGCCAGAAAAGACAATTGTAGGCCAGCCATCAAACCAAACCCTTACTTTTTCGCCTTTTTGAATCAATGGTAAATCAATAGGATTTACATAGGTTTCAACAGCAATATCGTATTGAGATGGCATGATGGTCGCAATAGCAGTTCCTTCTTTTATGGTTTCTCCAATACCGGATTGTAAAGCTCTATTTATGTATCCGTTTTGCGCCGCTTTGATGTAATACATTCCGTTACGAATACTGTAATTTGCATACTGATTCTCCAGTTTATCCACTTGTGCTTCCGTATCGAATTTATTGCTCAAAGCCGTGAATTGATCACTTTGTGCTTTTGAAACTTTTTCAGAATATTCCGCAACAATTCTATTTGTTTCTACTTTAGAATTGATATATTCATTTTTACTGCTCAATAATTTGTTTTCCTGTGTTATAATTTTCGCCTCAACTTCTTGAAGTTTTAGTCTTTTGTCTTCCACATCAGTAAGTGGTTTTAATCCTTCTTTATTGAGTTGTAGAGAGCGATTATACTGCGTGTTGGCAATTTTTATTTGTGTTTT harbors:
- a CDS encoding HlyD family secretion protein, with the translated sequence MLNISDNKTKLQSLNRYATVKNLENRPHYKILNKIIAGVSIVGIVILFLPWTQNVSGTGAVTTLKPNQRPQSIQSVISGRIEKWYVQEGDFVNKGDTILFISEIKEEYMDPNLVKNTKNQVNAKKQSVQSYNSKVNTLSTQIQSIENEKELKLEQAKNKIKQSLLKIKSDSMDLVAVKTQIKIANTQYNRSLQLNKEGLKPLTDVEDKRLKLQEVEAKIITQENKLLSSKNEYINSKVETNRIVAEYSEKVSKAQSDQFTALSNKFDTEAQVDKLENQYANYSIRNGMYYIKAAQNGYINRALQSGIGETIKEGTAIATIMPSQYDIAVETYVNPIDLPLIQKGEKVRVWFDGWPTIVFSGWPDMSYGTFGGEVVAIENFISENGKYRVLIAPDKNEDKWPKQISIGSGAQTIALLDTVPIWFEIWRTLNGFPPNYYKQTSKTVKEKK